A region from the uncultured Holophaga sp. genome encodes:
- a CDS encoding mechanosensitive ion channel family protein: MKRWVASLLWVITLALGSFVLATAPVRPQAKAGTPPPASAPLPPPGSVTFAGQALFTIQAPLATFSPQARAQFITERLERLSADPFTPTPALQLAEQDEATEILCGDTILMTLTDQDAQLAHLARADLARERMATLQDALRSRTWIARLKAIAFHALWTLLATAVIALALWLIAQGAKRIRARILALPEGHFRGLRIQELELVSFNTLRRMACHLVWTLQTLVALLIAYLYFSTVFSFFPATRGLAYKLLLLLLTPIRQVGLGILGYLPSLFFLLVIGVVTRFLLKGIHLIFRGIQAGSIKIPNFYPDWAEPSYRMARFFILAFALVVAFPYLPGAGSEGLKNVSLFLGVIFSLGSSGAVSNAVAGVLITYMRPFHVGDRIAVGETVGDVVEKSMLVTRIRTIKNVEITIPNATLLGSQVQNFSAQAQDRGLILHTTVTIGYDAPWRQVHALLIEAAQATEGILREPAPFVLQTSLDDFYVSYQLNAYTREASRQAALYSQLHANIQEHFNRAGVEIMSPHYRAARDGNQSTIPADQLPEGYQAPGFRVTKLP; the protein is encoded by the coding sequence TTGAAGAGATGGGTGGCAAGTCTGCTTTGGGTCATCACCCTCGCCCTCGGGTCCTTCGTCCTGGCGACGGCCCCGGTCCGCCCTCAGGCGAAGGCGGGCACCCCTCCGCCGGCTTCCGCCCCCTTGCCGCCCCCCGGCTCCGTCACCTTCGCTGGGCAGGCCCTCTTCACCATCCAGGCGCCGCTGGCCACCTTCTCCCCCCAGGCCCGGGCTCAGTTCATCACGGAGCGACTGGAGCGCCTCTCCGCAGACCCCTTCACACCCACCCCGGCGCTCCAGCTCGCGGAGCAGGACGAGGCCACCGAGATCCTCTGCGGTGACACGATCCTCATGACCCTCACCGACCAGGATGCCCAGCTGGCCCACCTTGCCCGGGCCGACCTGGCCAGGGAGCGGATGGCCACCCTGCAGGACGCCCTCCGCTCCCGCACCTGGATCGCCCGCCTCAAGGCCATCGCATTCCACGCCCTCTGGACCCTGCTGGCCACGGCCGTGATCGCCCTGGCCCTGTGGCTGATCGCCCAGGGTGCCAAGCGGATCCGCGCCAGGATCCTGGCCCTGCCCGAGGGGCATTTCCGCGGGCTGCGGATCCAGGAACTGGAGCTGGTCTCCTTCAACACGCTCCGCCGTATGGCCTGCCACCTCGTCTGGACCCTGCAGACCCTGGTGGCCCTCCTGATCGCCTATCTCTACTTCTCCACGGTCTTCAGTTTCTTCCCGGCCACCCGGGGCCTGGCTTACAAGCTCCTGCTCCTCCTCCTCACCCCGATCCGACAGGTGGGGCTTGGAATCCTGGGCTATCTCCCGAGCCTCTTCTTCCTCCTGGTCATCGGCGTGGTCACCCGCTTCCTGCTGAAGGGCATCCATCTCATCTTCAGGGGCATCCAGGCCGGATCCATCAAGATCCCCAACTTCTACCCCGACTGGGCCGAGCCCTCCTACCGCATGGCCCGCTTCTTCATCCTGGCCTTCGCCCTGGTAGTGGCCTTCCCGTACCTGCCCGGGGCGGGTTCCGAGGGGCTGAAGAATGTCTCCCTCTTCCTCGGGGTCATCTTCAGCCTGGGCTCCTCGGGGGCGGTCAGCAATGCGGTGGCGGGGGTCCTCATCACCTACATGCGCCCCTTCCACGTAGGGGACCGCATCGCCGTAGGGGAGACCGTGGGGGATGTGGTGGAGAAGTCCATGCTCGTGACCCGCATCCGCACCATCAAGAACGTGGAGATCACCATCCCCAACGCCACCCTGCTGGGCTCCCAGGTCCAGAATTTCAGCGCCCAGGCCCAGGACCGGGGGCTCATCCTCCACACCACCGTCACCATCGGCTATGACGCCCCCTGGAGGCAGGTCCACGCCCTCCTTATCGAGGCAGCCCAGGCCACGGAGGGCATCCTCCGGGAGCCGGCCCCTTTCGTCCTCCAGACCAGCCTGGATGACTTCTACGTCTCGTACCAGCTCAACGCGTACACCCGTGAGGCCTCGCGACAGGCCGCCCTCTACTCCCAACTCCACGCCAACATCCAGGAGCACTTCAACCGGGCCGGAGTCGAGATCATGAGCCCCCATTACCGGGCGGCCAGGGACGGCAACCAGAGCACCATCCCCGCCGACCAGCTTCCGGAGGGCTACCAGGCCCCGGGCTTCAGGGTCACCAAGCTCCCCTGA
- a CDS encoding ABC transporter ATP-binding protein, which yields MSGAPALQAEGLSVEGRLHVLDLQLPKGCLAGVLGPNGAGKSTLLQALAGLLPARGQIRWQGTELRRIPILDRGRQLAWLPQESRAEFAFPVRDVVAQGRYAWEDEDAGVDRILERLDLCHLAQRPVTRLSGGERQRVFLARALATQAPIQLWDEPVSQLDVRHALEVLRLGRELADSGSTVLMSVHDLRLVRFMDHVLVLKDGGLKASGYPEEVFTPELILETFGVRASWQSALVLELP from the coding sequence ATGAGCGGCGCCCCAGCCCTCCAGGCCGAAGGGCTCAGCGTCGAGGGACGGCTCCACGTCCTGGACCTGCAGCTGCCCAAGGGCTGCCTGGCAGGGGTGCTCGGCCCCAACGGGGCGGGCAAGTCCACCCTGCTCCAGGCCCTGGCGGGACTCCTCCCGGCCCGGGGGCAGATCCGCTGGCAGGGCACCGAGCTCCGCAGGATCCCCATCCTCGACCGCGGCCGCCAACTGGCCTGGCTGCCCCAGGAGTCCCGCGCTGAGTTCGCCTTCCCGGTCCGGGATGTGGTGGCCCAGGGCCGCTATGCCTGGGAGGACGAGGACGCGGGGGTGGACCGGATCCTGGAGCGCCTCGACCTCTGCCACCTGGCCCAGCGGCCGGTCACCCGGCTCTCCGGCGGCGAGCGGCAGCGGGTCTTCCTCGCCCGCGCCCTGGCCACCCAGGCGCCCATCCAGCTCTGGGATGAGCCCGTGAGCCAGCTGGACGTGCGCCATGCCCTGGAGGTGCTCCGCCTGGGCCGCGAGCTGGCGGACAGCGGCTCGACGGTGCTCATGTCCGTCCACGACCTCCGTCTGGTGCGCTTCATGGACCATGTCCTGGTGCTGAAGGACGGAGGCCTGAAGGCCTCGGGCTATCCCGAGGAGGTCTTCACCCCCGAGCTCATCCTGGAGACCTTCGGCGTCCGGGCAAGCTGGCAGTCCGCCCTGGTGCTGGAACTGCCCTGA
- a CDS encoding iron ABC transporter permease has product MKRRDLPLLILGLILIGACLASLGFGEMGFTPRQVISALAGRGDELVRTVIWDVRLPRTLVGMAAGAGLAASGVAMQAFFRNPLASPGLLGVSSGGAMGAVLVLALGIGQTSLWTVPLASVLGAFLATGAVMALARKGASTEHLLLAGVALNALFGAVTSFLLSLTAGQFQVSGQILFWLMGGLENRTWAHVWMGLPGILVAAALCLPLGRRLNLFSLGEASAQSLGVDVRRLRWELILLSTILTALATAIAGVVGFVGLVVPHLLRLAFGPDHRRLLPLSVVGGAAFMLICDLPTRCLSSGLRLGVVTAIAGGPFLLYLLRRRA; this is encoded by the coding sequence GTGAAGCGCCGGGACCTGCCCCTGCTGATCCTGGGTCTCATCCTGATCGGGGCCTGTCTGGCCTCCCTGGGCTTCGGCGAGATGGGCTTCACCCCCCGGCAGGTCATCTCCGCCCTGGCGGGGAGGGGCGACGAGCTGGTACGGACCGTGATCTGGGATGTGCGCCTGCCCAGGACCCTGGTGGGCATGGCCGCCGGGGCCGGGCTGGCCGCCTCAGGGGTGGCCATGCAGGCCTTCTTCCGCAATCCCCTGGCCAGCCCGGGGCTCCTGGGGGTCAGCAGCGGCGGAGCCATGGGCGCCGTTCTGGTACTGGCCCTGGGCATCGGCCAGACCTCCCTCTGGACCGTCCCCCTGGCCTCCGTGCTGGGGGCCTTCCTGGCCACTGGAGCCGTCATGGCCCTGGCCCGCAAGGGCGCCAGCACTGAGCACCTGCTCCTGGCGGGCGTGGCCCTCAACGCCCTCTTCGGGGCCGTCACCAGCTTCCTGCTGAGCCTCACGGCCGGGCAGTTCCAGGTCAGCGGCCAGATCCTCTTCTGGCTCATGGGCGGGCTGGAGAACCGCACCTGGGCGCATGTCTGGATGGGCCTGCCCGGGATCCTGGTGGCCGCGGCCCTCTGCCTCCCCCTGGGCAGACGCCTCAACCTCTTCTCCCTGGGCGAGGCCAGCGCCCAAAGCCTGGGGGTGGATGTCCGCCGCCTCCGCTGGGAGCTCATCCTGCTCTCCACCATCCTGACGGCTCTGGCCACGGCCATCGCGGGGGTCGTGGGCTTCGTGGGCTTGGTGGTCCCCCACCTGCTGCGCCTGGCCTTCGGCCCGGATCATCGGCGGCTCCTGCCCTTGTCCGTGGTGGGCGGCGCCGCCTTCATGCTGATCTGCGACCTCCCCACCCGCTGCCTCAGCTCGGGACTCCGCCTGGGCGTGGTGACCGCCATCGCTGGCGGCCCCTTCCTGCTCTACCTGCTCCGGAGGCGGGCATGA
- a CDS encoding ABC transporter substrate-binding protein: MKALAWLLLLVPALLWGRAPVRVVSHTVGTDDLLVALADPGQIAALSHLSRDSRFSVGSRTNARFPAIRDSEAESILRFKPDLVLVTNYSRPEVVELLKRAKVPLMVFDRFESLEDAYANLRRLGKALGHPERAETIIQHTRSRVADLERRLAGVTPTRVMAAGLYPFVAGSDTTFDDICHHAGAINVAAQAGIRGHQPLPTEQVLRWNPDVLVGPRDEEHDLAAILRQTPPYKYLPALKHGRLVLLPGSLLSSTTHTRVDAYEWLARALHPERFR; this comes from the coding sequence ATGAAAGCACTCGCCTGGCTTCTTCTCCTGGTTCCCGCCCTCCTTTGGGGGCGGGCGCCGGTGCGGGTGGTGAGCCACACGGTGGGAACGGATGACCTCCTGGTCGCCCTGGCGGATCCCGGGCAGATCGCCGCCCTGAGCCACCTCTCCCGGGACAGCCGCTTTTCTGTCGGTTCCCGGACCAATGCCCGCTTCCCGGCCATCCGGGACAGCGAGGCGGAGAGCATCCTGAGGTTCAAGCCTGACCTGGTGCTGGTCACCAACTACTCCAGGCCGGAGGTGGTGGAACTCCTCAAACGCGCCAAGGTCCCCCTCATGGTCTTCGACCGCTTCGAGTCCCTGGAGGATGCCTACGCCAACCTGCGCCGCCTCGGCAAGGCGCTCGGGCACCCCGAGCGCGCCGAGACCATCATCCAGCACACCAGAAGCAGAGTGGCCGATCTGGAGCGGCGCCTCGCCGGGGTGACACCGACCCGGGTAATGGCCGCGGGGCTCTACCCCTTCGTGGCCGGATCCGACACGACCTTCGATGACATCTGCCACCACGCCGGGGCCATCAATGTCGCCGCCCAGGCGGGCATCCGGGGACACCAGCCCCTGCCCACCGAGCAGGTCCTGCGCTGGAACCCCGATGTCCTCGTGGGCCCCCGTGACGAGGAGCATGACCTGGCTGCCATCCTCCGCCAGACGCCCCCCTACAAATACCTCCCGGCCCTGAAGCATGGCCGCCTGGTCCTGCTCCCTGGCTCGCTCCTCAGCAGCACGACCCACACCCGGGTGGACGCCTACGAGTGGCTGGCCCGCGCCCTCCACCCCGAGCGCTTCCGGTGA
- a CDS encoding uroporphyrinogen decarboxylase family protein translates to MQTPDRLLNERLDRLKKTIRLEKTDRPPVVLMADAFMAVAAGRKIADLCHGIDPASDIMAESAEALGHDMDGLTAAFPAGPIFPLIFMTKVKLPGRELPDDALWQLDEREVMTREDYDTILAKGWSGFMPGYVTERLGVDLGALVGDLMANSDKAVQKFEAKGMYIYSELVTITVNEYLSGGRSMGKFMRDLFTMPDKVGEVLDVIQKENLEQLRGMIRASQGKSPVVFVSPARGASEFYSPKLWERYVFKYIKETVDMVNEEGYVCDIHCDGNWERDLDCFRAFKTGSVIFESDGVTDMAKIRERLGGHIAIKGDVPASLLVLGTPDQVHKYVTDNIQANGPGYIVSCGCSCPPNAKVENVKALIAAATGK, encoded by the coding sequence ATGCAGACCCCAGACAGGCTCCTCAACGAGCGCCTTGATCGCCTCAAGAAGACCATCCGGCTCGAGAAGACCGACCGGCCCCCCGTGGTGCTGATGGCTGATGCCTTCATGGCCGTGGCCGCGGGACGGAAGATCGCCGACCTCTGCCACGGCATCGACCCGGCTTCCGACATCATGGCCGAGTCTGCGGAGGCCCTCGGTCATGACATGGACGGCCTCACCGCCGCCTTCCCCGCCGGCCCCATCTTCCCCCTGATCTTCATGACCAAGGTCAAGCTCCCCGGCCGGGAGCTCCCGGATGATGCCCTCTGGCAGCTGGATGAGCGCGAAGTCATGACCCGGGAGGACTACGACACCATCCTGGCCAAGGGGTGGAGCGGCTTCATGCCGGGCTACGTCACCGAGCGCCTGGGCGTCGATCTGGGTGCCCTGGTGGGGGACCTGATGGCCAACTCGGACAAGGCGGTCCAGAAGTTCGAGGCCAAGGGCATGTACATCTACTCGGAACTGGTGACCATCACCGTGAACGAGTACCTGAGCGGTGGGCGCTCCATGGGCAAGTTCATGCGCGACCTCTTCACCATGCCCGACAAGGTGGGCGAGGTCCTGGATGTGATCCAGAAGGAGAACCTGGAGCAGCTCCGCGGAATGATCCGGGCCAGCCAGGGCAAGTCCCCGGTGGTCTTCGTCTCCCCGGCGCGGGGGGCTTCCGAGTTCTACTCGCCCAAGCTCTGGGAGCGGTATGTCTTCAAATACATCAAGGAGACGGTGGACATGGTCAACGAGGAAGGCTATGTCTGCGACATCCACTGCGATGGCAACTGGGAGCGCGACCTGGACTGCTTCCGGGCCTTCAAGACGGGCTCAGTGATCTTCGAGTCCGATGGCGTGACGGACATGGCCAAGATCCGGGAGAGGCTGGGAGGTCACATCGCCATCAAGGGCGATGTCCCAGCCTCCCTCCTGGTGCTGGGCACCCCCGACCAGGTCCACAAGTACGTCACGGACAACATCCAGGCCAACGGACCGGGTTACATCGTCTCCTGTGGCTGCTCCTGCCCGCCCAATGCCAAGGTGGAGAACGTCAAGGCTCTGATCGCTGCGGCGACGGGCAAGTAG
- a CDS encoding TonB-dependent receptor yields MGPTRIALLLALGASLMGATTATEGEAPKPAAEAGATVTVTAESSPVELRKTPNPVTVVTAEKLSQIGADNLSDLLQAVFPGQVSRTGGIGATSSFMLGGARPQDVAVTVDGIRVNDASGLVGANASLINLTGIDRAEIQQGPCSARSGTSAMGGTVALYSTGSTPPGFAGDLRLKGGTSGIVGSTFAPAYGWGSGWARASVDLQQQDSSLESQLRYRSTGVFLGGGQQLGDWGLATLSYRNAYTATPIPIVYASYGTTAYSSSDYDETRETRSRDQVLSASLQAVLSPTLKGAITLGGHELNRVEPGMYTGAAPVPYFSRNKQASASLTWDPARQLSLNLGAEVMNATAKAPDLDGTAILVGKDDHFALSGEAQVEATSFLRLVGTVRWEHDTQNLPLDSAGSTADRGSSQYTGKGGINLTLPGGFRLYSSAGWGFSNPQLYHSIFNARYGGDALDNEKSKFIEAGLGWEQGPWKAKLELFRTLFSSLVYYDSNGGVPIASWGGYDSGIYRNGKGIRIQSAQISGGYETKHCGLTGFYRNQEARDTSVTEDQQLSSSSVIRRPFQSLGLSTFCVLGEVRLDARWSWTGSQYENGFAFRTHYNDLSLAATWAIQEHLSVTLRGDNLMQPYTNREAWLSRVNDFRNDGSQVYGYPAQAPSASAELRYRF; encoded by the coding sequence ATGGGACCCACCCGTATTGCACTGCTGCTCGCCCTGGGCGCGAGCCTGATGGGGGCCACCACGGCCACCGAGGGGGAAGCCCCGAAACCCGCCGCCGAAGCCGGTGCCACCGTGACGGTGACCGCCGAATCCAGCCCGGTGGAGCTGAGGAAGACCCCCAACCCCGTCACCGTCGTCACCGCGGAGAAGCTGAGCCAGATCGGGGCGGACAACCTCTCGGACTTGCTGCAGGCCGTCTTCCCCGGCCAGGTGAGCCGCACCGGCGGCATCGGCGCCACCTCATCCTTCATGCTGGGGGGCGCCCGACCCCAGGATGTGGCCGTAACGGTGGACGGGATCCGGGTCAATGACGCCTCAGGGCTGGTGGGCGCCAATGCCAGCCTGATCAATCTCACGGGAATCGATCGGGCCGAGATCCAGCAGGGTCCCTGTTCCGCCCGCTCCGGCACCAGCGCCATGGGCGGAACGGTCGCCCTCTACTCCACCGGCTCCACCCCTCCGGGCTTTGCCGGGGATCTCCGCCTGAAAGGCGGAACCTCGGGCATCGTGGGCAGCACCTTCGCGCCAGCCTACGGATGGGGCAGCGGCTGGGCCAGAGCCTCGGTGGATCTCCAGCAGCAGGACTCTTCCCTGGAGTCCCAGCTCCGCTACCGCTCCACGGGCGTCTTCCTGGGCGGCGGTCAGCAACTGGGGGACTGGGGACTGGCGACCCTCTCCTACCGGAATGCCTATACCGCGACCCCCATCCCAATCGTCTATGCCTCCTACGGCACCACAGCCTACAGCTCCTCCGACTACGACGAGACACGGGAGACCCGATCCCGCGACCAGGTGCTGAGCGCCTCCCTGCAGGCCGTGCTCTCGCCCACCCTCAAGGGTGCCATCACCCTGGGGGGCCATGAGCTCAACCGCGTGGAGCCCGGGATGTACACCGGGGCCGCCCCCGTCCCCTACTTCAGCCGCAACAAGCAGGCCAGCGCCAGCCTGACCTGGGACCCCGCCAGACAGCTCTCCCTGAATCTCGGGGCCGAGGTGATGAATGCCACGGCCAAGGCGCCGGACCTCGATGGGACCGCCATTCTGGTGGGCAAGGACGACCACTTCGCCCTCAGTGGCGAGGCCCAGGTGGAGGCCACCTCCTTCCTCCGCTTGGTGGGGACGGTGCGCTGGGAGCACGACACCCAAAACCTGCCCCTGGACTCCGCCGGCAGCACGGCCGACCGCGGTTCCTCCCAGTACACCGGCAAGGGGGGCATCAACCTCACCCTCCCAGGCGGCTTCCGCCTCTACAGCTCCGCGGGGTGGGGCTTCAGCAACCCCCAGCTCTACCACTCCATCTTCAACGCCCGCTACGGCGGCGACGCCCTGGATAACGAGAAGAGCAAATTCATCGAGGCAGGACTGGGCTGGGAGCAGGGCCCATGGAAGGCCAAGCTGGAGCTTTTCCGTACCCTGTTCTCCAGCCTGGTCTACTACGACAGCAATGGCGGGGTACCCATCGCCTCCTGGGGAGGCTACGACTCCGGCATCTACCGCAACGGCAAGGGCATCCGCATCCAGTCAGCCCAGATCAGCGGGGGCTATGAGACGAAACACTGCGGCCTGACCGGCTTCTACCGGAACCAGGAGGCCCGGGACACCAGCGTGACAGAGGACCAGCAGCTCAGTTCCTCCTCCGTGATCCGGCGTCCCTTCCAATCCCTGGGACTCAGCACCTTCTGCGTGCTCGGCGAGGTCCGCCTGGACGCGCGCTGGTCCTGGACGGGTTCGCAGTATGAGAACGGCTTCGCCTTCCGCACCCACTATAACGACCTCAGCCTGGCCGCCACCTGGGCCATCCAGGAGCACCTCTCCGTCACCCTCCGCGGCGACAACCTGATGCAGCCCTACACCAACCGGGAGGCTTGGCTCTCCAGGGTGAACGACTTCCGCAATGACGGCTCCCAGGTCTACGGCTATCCCGCCCAGGCTCCCAGCGCCTCGGCAGAACTGCGCTACCGTTTCTAG
- a CDS encoding bifunctional homocysteine S-methyltransferase/methylenetetrahydrofolate reductase, which yields MHRILGAEPFLIADGAMGTYFAQITGEDSGAVERANLERPWLIERIHREYIEAGARLIRTNTFGASCPALGADREEVSRILRAGVTIARRVAGDSGVLVAASIGPIPTLGPDGTLKDVQEDYRFAVDTLLEEGVECFIFETFSSPEQLSGAAAYLRRRAPGAFILAQFATTPEGLSRTGVPNGKLVRDLKALGTLDGYGFNCGIGPTHLLRTIQRLELGDDLVSVMPNAGYPEVENERTIYRPNPAYFAERMREIHRLGARILGGCCGSTPEHIRALAGLMGQAELELSPSRPQEAHPIPPPHEPNPFAEKLQRGDFVVAVELDPPFDADASRILAGARRCREAGVDLVTVADSPMARARLDSLVMAARIQREAGIQAMPHVCCRDKNLNALKSGFLAAHMEGLRNILAVTGDAIPAGDRAEIKAVFNLNSFRLIEFLSELNAGPFLASPFLIGGALNLNAARREAEVARMVTKVQRGASLFLTQPIYSREVIDYLAAMPRPKGVKILGGILPLVSYRNAQFLNNEMPGIQVPQEFIDRFHPGMSREEAESVGVALAVEVARELMPQVDGFYFMTPFNKVDLVLRILEAVRLSR from the coding sequence ATGCATAGGATCCTGGGCGCCGAGCCTTTTCTGATCGCCGATGGGGCCATGGGCACCTACTTTGCCCAGATCACCGGGGAGGACAGCGGGGCGGTCGAGCGGGCGAACCTGGAGCGTCCCTGGCTCATCGAGCGGATCCACCGGGAGTACATCGAGGCCGGGGCCAGGCTCATCCGCACCAACACCTTCGGGGCCAGTTGTCCCGCCCTGGGGGCGGATCGGGAGGAGGTCAGCAGGATCCTCCGGGCGGGTGTGACCATCGCTCGGAGGGTGGCCGGGGACAGCGGGGTCCTGGTGGCCGCCAGCATCGGGCCCATCCCCACCCTGGGCCCTGACGGGACGCTCAAGGATGTGCAGGAGGACTACCGTTTCGCAGTGGATACGCTCCTCGAGGAGGGGGTGGAGTGCTTCATCTTCGAGACCTTCAGCAGTCCCGAGCAGCTGTCGGGGGCGGCCGCCTATCTTCGGCGGCGGGCTCCTGGGGCCTTCATCCTGGCCCAGTTCGCCACCACCCCGGAGGGGCTGAGCCGCACGGGGGTGCCCAACGGGAAGCTGGTGCGGGACCTGAAGGCCCTGGGGACCCTGGATGGCTACGGCTTCAACTGCGGGATCGGGCCCACCCATCTCTTGCGGACCATCCAGCGCCTGGAGTTGGGGGATGACCTGGTCTCGGTGATGCCCAATGCCGGGTATCCCGAAGTGGAGAACGAGCGGACCATCTACCGCCCCAATCCTGCGTACTTCGCCGAGCGGATGCGGGAGATCCACCGTCTGGGGGCCCGGATCCTGGGGGGCTGCTGCGGTTCGACTCCGGAACACATCCGCGCCCTCGCCGGGCTTATGGGGCAGGCCGAGCTGGAGCTTTCCCCCAGTCGGCCGCAGGAGGCCCATCCGATCCCACCTCCGCATGAACCCAATCCCTTTGCCGAGAAGCTCCAGAGGGGCGATTTCGTGGTCGCTGTGGAGCTGGACCCCCCCTTTGATGCGGATGCCTCCAGGATCCTGGCGGGGGCCCGGCGCTGCCGGGAGGCGGGGGTGGACCTGGTGACGGTGGCCGACTCGCCCATGGCCCGGGCGCGTCTGGACTCCCTGGTGATGGCGGCACGCATCCAGAGGGAGGCGGGGATCCAGGCCATGCCCCATGTCTGCTGCCGCGACAAGAACTTGAATGCCCTCAAGTCCGGTTTCCTCGCGGCCCACATGGAGGGACTGAGGAATATCCTGGCGGTGACCGGAGATGCCATCCCAGCCGGGGACCGGGCTGAGATCAAGGCGGTCTTCAATCTCAACTCCTTCCGCCTCATTGAGTTCCTGTCTGAGCTGAATGCGGGGCCCTTCCTTGCCTCCCCCTTCCTCATCGGGGGAGCCCTGAACCTCAATGCGGCGCGGCGGGAGGCTGAGGTGGCCCGTATGGTGACCAAAGTCCAACGGGGGGCCAGCCTCTTCCTGACCCAGCCGATCTACAGCCGGGAGGTCATCGACTACCTGGCGGCCATGCCGCGCCCGAAGGGGGTGAAGATCCTGGGGGGCATCCTCCCGCTGGTGAGCTACCGCAACGCCCAGTTCCTCAACAATGAGATGCCCGGCATCCAGGTGCCCCAGGAGTTCATCGACCGCTTCCATCCGGGGATGTCCAGGGAGGAGGCGGAGTCGGTGGGGGTGGCGCTGGCGGTGGAGGTGGCCCGGGAACTCATGCCCCAGGTGGACGGTTTCTACTTCATGACCCCCTTCAACAAGGTGGATCTGGTGCTGCGGATCCTGGAGGCGGTCCGTCTCTCCCGTTGA